The Cervus elaphus chromosome 20, mCerEla1.1, whole genome shotgun sequence genomic interval TAACATATGTACTGACTGTTCAATCTATGAAATCTTGATCACAGAGCTTATGATACACCTAGTTAGCAGTAGCACCCAGGTTTTCCAAATAGTCATCATTTCTCTCTTGTTTGCATAGACTTCTTCTCATTGGCTGCCTTCTGCATTTGTTGCATGATCTTAGAGTCCTTCTGCTTCCTCTGAGAAGTAGTTAGgctatcttcttttctttttcccttactAATTTCCTGggatttcttcatgtttttctggCGGGCAAGTTCTCGTTGATTTCCACGGGCCATGATAACAACTGGACCAAGCCTGGAAGAGAGCAACTCGGAAAAGGAACGACTTCCTCGCACTCTCAGCCGCTGTCCCCACCCGTTGATCTGGAAGACTGAGCCCCCGCGGGCCCCCCCAATGGGATTCACCTgtcaagactttatttttgggagctccaaaatgactgcagatggtaactgcagccatgaaattaaaagacgcttgctccttggaagaaaagctatgaccaacctagacagcatgttaaaaagcagacacataactttaccaacaaaggtccatttagtcaaagccaaagtttttccagtagtcatgtatggatgtgagaagaaagctgagtgctgaagaattgatgcttttgaactgtggtgttgtagaagactcttgagagtcccttggaaagcaaggagatctatccattcaatcctaaagaaaatcagtcctgaatatacattggaaggactgatgctgaagctgaaattccaatactttggccacctgatgagaagaactgaatcattggaaaagaccctgatgctgggaaagattgaaggcaggaggagaaggaaacaacagaggatgagatggttggatggcatcaccgacatgatggacatgagtttgagtaggctccgggagttggtgatgcacagtgaagcctggcattctgtagtccttggggtcgcaaagagttggacacgactgaacagaaCTAAGAACTGCACAGGCTGATTAGTTATACACATAGGATGCTAGATGGCAGAAAGAAAGGAGTATTTGTATCAAACCTGGGTGTTAAGAGTCAGGTTTTACAGGAGAAGTAACCTGTAGAAGGATGACCACGACTGAGGTAGATGTGAAGAGAACAGGACATTCCAGGCAATACAGAGCCCTGGGAAAGTTTTCAAAACTAAGTTTAAAGTATATACTGGCAGTACACAAAATGGCTAAGAATGGAAGGTAAGGAGACTAGCAAATGCAATTTATGTTGCAGTGATCCAAGCATGAATTGACAAGTGTCTAGGCCAGAGTAACAGAAATACTAACAGAGGTGTCAGATATGAGATATTTCAAAGGATGAGTTAGCAAGATTTGGATATAGGAATGAAAGAAAGGGTGTCAAAAGACAACCAACGTTGACCGTGGGTAACTAGAAAAACAATATTAACAGAAATAAGGCCATGAAGAGGTGGTTTGATAGAGAAGTGATTAAACATGTTCAAAGCTTGCCTTTCTTCCACAAACCCTTTACTGATCTCACCAACTCTGACTACTTCATCCTATATCCCCTTAATTTCCACTTATACATCATTATTTAATATCCCCTGACATGCTCACTAACCAGTAATGGCATCCTTACCTTAAGTTCAATTATGGGTTCCCTGGGACTGTTTCATATTTGGTGAACTCCT includes:
- the LOC122676457 gene encoding small EDRK-rich factor 1-like, yielding MARGNQRELARQKNMKKSQEISKGKRKEDSLTTSQRKQKDSKIMQQMQKAANEKKSMQTREK